The following coding sequences are from one Prosthecobacter vanneervenii window:
- a CDS encoding tRNA (mnm(5)s(2)U34)-methyltransferase produces the protein MTPAPHKPHLASPNGGLPSSVLWAQLMLKDRLQPGDVVVDATMGNGHDTLFLTQCVSPGGHVYAFDVQAAALVETAKRVPAEMTTLIHSGHETMREHVPAELHGKISAIMFNLGYLPGTDKTLITRTETTMTAVQVALELLRPGGLLTIAVYPGHEGGAEEGRSIAAWAAGLESRRYEVQHLRPINRAASPPELWVVWKRG, from the coding sequence ATGACACCTGCTCCCCATAAACCTCACCTTGCCAGCCCGAATGGCGGCCTGCCCTCATCCGTGCTGTGGGCGCAACTCATGCTCAAAGACCGCCTGCAGCCCGGAGACGTGGTGGTGGATGCCACGATGGGCAATGGCCATGACACTCTTTTCCTCACGCAATGCGTGAGCCCCGGCGGCCATGTGTATGCGTTTGATGTGCAGGCCGCCGCGCTGGTGGAAACCGCCAAACGCGTGCCTGCGGAGATGACGACCCTCATCCACTCCGGGCATGAAACCATGCGCGAGCACGTGCCGGCTGAGCTTCATGGAAAGATCAGCGCCATCATGTTCAATCTCGGCTACCTGCCCGGTACGGACAAAACGCTCATCACCCGCACTGAGACCACCATGACCGCCGTGCAGGTGGCGCTGGAGCTGCTGCGGCCGGGAGGGCTGCTCACCATCGCCGTGTATCCCGGGCATGAAGGCGGAGCCGAGGAGGGGCGCAGCATCGCCGCGTGGGCTGCGGGGTTGGAATCCCGCCGCTACGAGGTGCAGCATCTGCGCCCGATCAACCGTGCTGCTTCCCCGCCGGAGCTGTGGGTGGTGTGGAAGCGCGGATAA
- a CDS encoding sugar phosphate isomerase/epimerase family protein — protein sequence MPTRRHFLHTALGFATLPHLAQAAPSGIGLGFSLYGMKTLTLADALKTCAEIGYSNVELALNAGFPSEPKVFTAEARKLAVEQLAALKLDLPCLMVNISLTADDKAHALALQTIRDAAQVARDMNALQPPIIETVCGGKPATWEQQKAGMVEKLHAWAEVAEKEKTTIAIKAHVGSAVNSPERLLWLLDQVKSPAIQVTYDYSHFELQGIDMEESMKLLLPRTKFIHVKDASGDAAKFQFLLPGEGRTDYVKYFTVLKQHGYHGPVVVEVSGQIFSKPGYDPVAAAKKCHAALAGALAKAG from the coding sequence ATGCCCACACGCCGCCACTTTCTTCACACCGCACTTGGGTTTGCCACATTGCCCCATCTCGCACAGGCGGCACCGAGTGGCATCGGTCTCGGATTCAGCCTGTATGGCATGAAGACGTTGACGCTGGCAGACGCGCTTAAAACGTGTGCCGAGATCGGCTACTCGAATGTGGAGCTGGCTCTGAACGCAGGCTTTCCTAGCGAGCCCAAGGTCTTCACTGCCGAGGCGCGCAAGCTGGCTGTGGAGCAGCTCGCGGCACTGAAGCTGGACCTGCCCTGCCTGATGGTGAACATCAGCCTGACTGCCGACGACAAGGCCCATGCGCTGGCATTGCAGACCATCCGCGATGCCGCGCAGGTGGCGCGTGACATGAACGCTTTGCAGCCGCCCATCATCGAAACCGTCTGCGGCGGCAAACCGGCCACCTGGGAGCAGCAGAAGGCCGGCATGGTGGAGAAACTGCATGCCTGGGCTGAAGTGGCCGAGAAAGAGAAGACCACCATCGCCATCAAGGCCCACGTGGGCAGCGCGGTGAACTCGCCCGAGCGGCTGCTCTGGCTGCTGGATCAGGTGAAGTCTCCCGCCATCCAGGTGACCTATGACTACAGCCATTTTGAGCTGCAAGGCATCGACATGGAGGAGAGCATGAAGCTCCTGCTGCCGCGCACCAAGTTCATCCACGTCAAAGACGCGAGCGGAGATGCCGCCAAGTTCCAGTTCCTGCTGCCCGGCGAAGGCCGCACCGATTACGTGAAGTACTTCACGGTGCTCAAGCAGCACGGCTACCACGGACCCGTGGTGGTGGAGGTCAGCGGCCAGATCTTCAGCAAGCCCGGCTACGACCCCGTGGCTGCAGCGAAGAAATGCCACGCCGCGCTGGCTGGTGCGCTGGCGAAAGCTGGTTGA
- a CDS encoding NIPSNAP family protein: protein MTRSSFLKSTVAATGLVGAVQSLSAADAPAGAREYFEIRKYTLKSPEKQAVLEAYLKDAAIPALNRLGVKNVGVFLPEKQEGASVLYVVLRYSTLDQLAKTVELLSDTALQQQGAAHLDAPATDVVFDCVESWLTQGISGMPAMEVPAKGDQVYQLRIYESPTEKTAKKKIEMFNIGELEIFKRSGLNAVFFGETIVGPLMPNLTYMLSFSDAAAKDKAWGTFRMDPDWTKLKTTPGFTDKEIVSRITNIVLVPAPYSQI, encoded by the coding sequence ATGACACGAAGCTCCTTTCTTAAATCCACCGTAGCCGCCACCGGTCTGGTCGGCGCTGTTCAAAGCCTGTCTGCCGCTGATGCACCTGCTGGCGCTCGAGAGTACTTTGAAATTCGCAAATACACACTCAAGAGTCCGGAAAAGCAGGCCGTGCTGGAAGCTTACCTGAAGGACGCCGCCATCCCCGCGCTCAACCGCCTGGGTGTGAAGAATGTGGGCGTGTTTCTGCCAGAAAAGCAGGAAGGTGCCTCTGTGCTATATGTGGTGCTGCGCTACAGCACGCTGGACCAGCTGGCCAAAACGGTGGAACTGCTCTCAGACACCGCGCTGCAGCAGCAGGGCGCAGCGCATCTCGATGCACCTGCCACGGATGTCGTCTTTGACTGCGTGGAAAGCTGGCTGACGCAGGGCATCTCCGGCATGCCAGCCATGGAAGTCCCCGCCAAGGGCGACCAGGTGTACCAGCTCCGCATCTACGAAAGCCCCACGGAGAAGACCGCGAAGAAAAAGATCGAGATGTTCAACATCGGCGAGCTGGAGATCTTCAAGCGCAGTGGTCTGAACGCCGTCTTCTTTGGAGAGACAATCGTCGGGCCGCTCATGCCCAATCTGACCTACATGCTGAGCTTCAGCGATGCTGCGGCCAAGGACAAAGCCTGGGGCACCTTCCGTATGGACCCTGACTGGACCAAGCTCAAGACCACACCCGGATTCACGGACAAGGAGATCGTCTCCCGCATCACCAACATCGTGCTGGTGCCTGCACCGTATTCACAGATCTAG
- a CDS encoding thioredoxin family protein, whose translation MKKAILLVLAAATGLALASDFPKGSPEFKDSSDYAMSAAKKSGKPVIMVFSAAWCGPCQSMKREVYPSEAVKAYHDKFVWAYIDIDDERNEKVATKYGVTSIPHIEFLTPEGKEIDKQIGSNSPEAFAKTLSSVLAKAKK comes from the coding sequence ATGAAAAAAGCCATTCTTCTCGTCCTCGCGGCAGCCACTGGCCTCGCACTCGCCAGTGATTTCCCCAAAGGCAGCCCCGAATTCAAAGACAGCAGCGACTACGCCATGAGCGCCGCCAAAAAGTCCGGCAAGCCCGTCATCATGGTCTTCTCCGCAGCCTGGTGCGGCCCCTGCCAGTCCATGAAAAGGGAGGTCTATCCCAGTGAGGCGGTGAAGGCCTATCACGACAAATTCGTCTGGGCCTACATCGACATCGATGACGAGCGTAATGAGAAAGTCGCCACCAAGTACGGCGTCACCAGCATTCCGCACATCGAGTTTCTCACGCCTGAAGGCAAGGAGATCGACAAACAGATTGGCTCCAATTCACCAGAAGCGTTTGCCAAGACGCTCTCCAGCGTGCTGGCCAAAGCAAAGAAATAA
- a CDS encoding LysR family transcriptional regulator: MNVHHLELFYYVARHGGVSAAARAMPYGIQQPAISAQILQLEDALGVTLYQRRPFQLTREGQTLYDFISPFFGGLGEMADRLRGGGENRLRIAAAEVVQRDYLPEIFGRMRRRVKGFHFTLTHGRQQEIETLLAAQEVDIGFGTLTEKTTANIESRELLRLPMALLVPKQSGITRAAQIFEKDRIDLPLVAMGARDVVSRTFQTALRQRGLEWLPSLEVGSLDLVLRYVTEGFGAGLVLQHPRFELPAELQLLVLDDFPPLCFGALWTGRLSPLAEAFLAEATALAGEFSK; encoded by the coding sequence ATGAACGTTCATCACCTTGAGCTTTTCTACTATGTGGCACGTCACGGCGGTGTGAGCGCGGCGGCACGGGCCATGCCTTACGGCATCCAGCAGCCTGCCATCAGCGCGCAGATTCTGCAGCTGGAGGATGCGCTGGGCGTCACGCTCTATCAGCGGCGGCCGTTCCAGCTCACGCGCGAGGGACAGACGCTTTATGACTTCATCTCCCCATTTTTCGGCGGCCTGGGTGAGATGGCGGACCGCCTGCGCGGCGGCGGAGAAAACCGTCTGCGCATCGCTGCAGCGGAGGTGGTGCAGCGCGACTACCTGCCGGAGATCTTTGGCCGCATGCGTCGGCGGGTGAAGGGTTTTCACTTCACACTCACACACGGTCGGCAGCAGGAGATCGAGACCCTGCTGGCAGCACAGGAGGTCGACATTGGCTTTGGCACCCTGACGGAAAAGACCACAGCCAACATCGAATCCCGCGAGTTGCTTCGCCTGCCCATGGCCCTGCTGGTGCCAAAGCAGAGCGGGATCACTCGTGCCGCTCAAATCTTTGAAAAGGACCGCATCGACCTGCCGCTGGTGGCCATGGGTGCGCGGGATGTGGTGTCGCGCACTTTTCAAACAGCACTGCGCCAGCGCGGTCTTGAGTGGCTGCCAAGCCTGGAGGTGGGCAGCCTGGATCTGGTGCTGCGCTACGTCACAGAGGGCTTTGGGGCGGGCCTCGTGCTGCAGCATCCGCGCTTTGAACTGCCTGCAGAGCTGCAGCTTCTGGTGCTAGATGACTTTCCACCCCTGTGCTTTGGCGCGCTATGGACGGGCCGTCTTTCGCCGCTGGCGGAGGCCTTTCTGGCGGAAGCCACCGCGCTGGCAGGCGAATTCTCGAAGTAG